In Truepera sp., the sequence CCGCGACGTTCGCGTGCGCCATCCCTCCCCGGATGTGGCCCACCGATGCGTTGCCGAGGCGGAAGATCCGCTCGGTTGCTCCACCTAAGTTCATAAGTTTGCCGGTAAGGATAAAGAACGGCAGCGCGAGGAGCGTGAACGAATCTACGCCCTTCGCGACCATCTGGATGAACGTTTCGATAGGGATCTGCTCGATGGCGAAGAAGCCGATGGTGGTTGCCGCCAACGCTATTGCGACGGGGACGCCCAACAGCATGAGCGTGATGACGGCGCCTACGGTTAGAAGAAGCATGGTTAGCGCCCTATTCCCGTGGCCTTGGCTGCAAGGCCGTGCGAGCATGGGTCACGGCGTTCAAGAGCGAGAACACGGTCAACAACAGGCCTCCGACGGGAACGGGAAGATAGATGAGGTTCCGCGGATAGCCGAGGCTCGTGGACGTGTCGCCCGCCGTGAACTGGAACAGCTTCCAACCGTAAACGACCAAGACGATGCCCACGGCCGCCAGCAAAGCGTTGATTACCACCTTCGCGGCCGCATGCATGCGGAAAGGGAGACGTTCGAGCACGATGTCTACCGCCATGAACTCCTCCTTCAGGGCGGCCGCGCCGATGGCGATGAAGGTCGCCCAGACGAGCAGCAAACGGGCCACCTCCTCCGTCCACGAGGTGGGGTTGTTGAGCACGTAGCGCGTGAAGACTTGCCCGATGGCAAGCACGAGGATTGCAGCGAACAGAACTCCCGCAAGGGCTTCGAATACTTGGACAGCCCGCTGGCGGGGGTTCTTCCGTGGCTTCTGCATTCCAGCTCCATGGGGCAAAGGGGAAGAGGACGGAGCCTCTCCCCCTCAGAAACGATCAGTTCTGGCCGGCGTCGCGGATTCGTTCGTACAGGTCTTGTCCCCACACGTCCATGCTGCTCTCGAACACCGGTTCCACCGACTTCTGGAATGCCGCCACGTCGGTATCGACGAAGATGATGCCTTCGGCTTCCAGCTGGCTCCTCAGCTCGCTTTCGCCGCCCAGTACCAGCTCGGTGTTGTACTCGCCGGCCTCCATGGCCGCGTCCCTCACGACCTGTTGCAGGTCCTCGGGAAGGGACTGGAGGAAGCGATCGTTCACCAGCATCACGTTGGTGTAGAAGTAGTGCTGCGTCAGGTCGATGTACTTGCCCAGCTTGTAGAAGCCGCCGTTGATCATCCAGTCGAGCGGCAGCTCCACCGCGTCGACGACGCCGGTCTGCATGCCCGAGTAGGCGTCAGGAAAGCCGAGGGGCACCGGGCTCGCGCCCATGGCACGCCACAGGTCGATGTAGAGCGGAACGCCGGCCGTCACGCGGATCTTCACGCCGGCGAACTCCGCGGGAGTCGTGACGGGCTTCTTGGTGATGGTCTGCCTGGTGCCTTGTTGCCAGTTCGCGGCGATTACGCTGGCGCCGGTGGCCTTGCGGTACTCTTCCCAGAGTTCCTGGCCTATGGGCCCGGTAGTGACGTCAACCATGTGCTGGCGACTGTTCCACAGGTAGTACATGTTGAAGATGTCCAGCTTGCGGAGCTTCGCCCCCATGACGGGCGTGCCGATGTTCGCCATCTGGATCGTTCCCAAGGCGACCTGATCCTGCAGCTCGACTTCGCCCCCGAGTTGACCGCCGGGAAAGACCTGGACGCTGATGCGGCCATTCGAGCGCTCCTCGACGAGTTCCTTGAACTTCATCGCGGCTTTCGTTACCGGGTGGCCGGCTTCCGCTATCAGGCCGAGGCGGACGTTGTAATCGGCGGCGAAGGCCGCGGTCGTTCCGAGTAGAACCAAGAGAAGCACGAACTTGAGCAGTCTCACTTAGAGTTCCTTTCCAAGCGTGAGGCGAGTTGCGTCGCTACGAAGTCGGCGAGGCGCCGGGAATCCACTAGTCTGCGACGATCACCTCCACCCCTGCTCTCGCAGCGATTTCGGTGGCGTTCCTTGGAATCGAAGCGTCGGTGATCAGGTGGCCCACGGCGGAGAGGGGAGCGATGGTCGTGAAGCTGACGTGGCCCCACTTCGAGCTGTCGGCGATCGCGAAGACCTCGCGGGCTCGGCCGAGTGCTGCTCTCTTCGTCTCCACACCGACCGGGTTGCTGTTCGTGAGGCCCGCTTCCAGGTCCACCCCCGACACCCCCATGAAGAGGATGTCGAAGTTGAGTTCCTCTATCTGCTTCACGGCGGCCAGGCCGGTTGCCCCGAAGATGGTGGCGTCGGTTGGTCCGCCGATCTGGTAAACGTTGAGGTTCGCGTGTGCGACCATCTCTGCCGCGATGTTCACGGCGTGAGTGACGACCCGAGCCGTGAACGGTCCTTGGAGCGAGCGGCGGATCAGGTTGCGAGCCACCTCCATGGCCGTCGTGCCCGTATCGAGGAAGATCGTTTGGCCCGATTCGACCATTGCGGCCGCCGCCCGACCTATCGCTTCCTTCTCGACGCGGTAGCGCTTGTGGCGCAGCCAGTAGCCAGGATCGTTGTCGGAGGCGAGGACCGCGCCACCATGCACGCGCCGCACCATCCCCTTGTGCTCGAGGCGCGTGAGATCCCTTCGGATGGTCATCTCCGAGACGCCGAGTTCGGATGCGACCTGGCTGGTGCTGACGTTCCCGTTGTCTTGGAGTAGCGCCAGCAAGTGTTGCTCGCGATCTACCGTCAGGCCGGTGGACATTGCGCCTCCTGTGAGCTTCAGTGCGTTTGCAGCCTAAACCACCAAAAGCTAACACGTCAAGAGTGGGCGTGCCCCCGCCCTGCACCCCTGGGCACTTGTCCAACTGGTGATCCGATCCGAACTCGGTGCATACCGTCTCCCGAGCATGGCCCGCTGCCTTCGAGGCCCGCCAGGGGGGCGTCCGGCAGCTTGCCGCAAGAAAGCCCTAGAC encodes:
- a CDS encoding TRAP transporter substrate-binding protein, which encodes MRLLKFVLLLVLLGTTAAFAADYNVRLGLIAEAGHPVTKAAMKFKELVEERSNGRISVQVFPGGQLGGEVELQDQVALGTIQMANIGTPVMGAKLRKLDIFNMYYLWNSRQHMVDVTTGPIGQELWEEYRKATGASVIAANWQQGTRQTITKKPVTTPAEFAGVKIRVTAGVPLYIDLWRAMGASPVPLGFPDAYSGMQTGVVDAVELPLDWMINGGFYKLGKYIDLTQHYFYTNVMLVNDRFLQSLPEDLQQVVRDAAMEAGEYNTELVLGGESELRSQLEAEGIIFVDTDVAAFQKSVEPVFESSMDVWGQDLYERIRDAGQN
- a CDS encoding TRAP transporter small permease; the protein is MQKPRKNPRQRAVQVFEALAGVLFAAILVLAIGQVFTRYVLNNPTSWTEEVARLLLVWATFIAIGAAALKEEFMAVDIVLERLPFRMHAAAKVVINALLAAVGIVLVVYGWKLFQFTAGDTSTSLGYPRNLIYLPVPVGGLLLTVFSLLNAVTHARTALQPRPRE
- a CDS encoding DeoR/GlpR family DNA-binding transcription regulator, with the translated sequence MSTGLTVDREQHLLALLQDNGNVSTSQVASELGVSEMTIRRDLTRLEHKGMVRRVHGGAVLASDNDPGYWLRHKRYRVEKEAIGRAAAAMVESGQTIFLDTGTTAMEVARNLIRRSLQGPFTARVVTHAVNIAAEMVAHANLNVYQIGGPTDATIFGATGLAAVKQIEELNFDILFMGVSGVDLEAGLTNSNPVGVETKRAALGRAREVFAIADSSKWGHVSFTTIAPLSAVGHLITDASIPRNATEIAARAGVEVIVAD